Within Fusobacterium sp. SYSU M8D902, the genomic segment ATAATTGGAAGATTATCTGGTCCTAAGGGTGAAGTTGCCTTCAAAGCTCTAGAGATTTTACAAGATATTCCAAATATCACAACTCAAGTTATTGGTGGAAAAGATATTCCTAACAAATTTCAAAAGTTTTTAAATAATGATAGAATTAAATTTTTAGGTTATGTTGATGATATACCTGAAAAAATTAAAGGTTCTGATATTGTTATTGGTGCAGGAAGAGTTGGAGTGGAGAGTATTCTTTCTGGAAAACCTCTAATAGCTATTGGAGAAGCACAATACGTTGGATTGGTTAAGGAAGATAATATATCTCAAGCTTTAGAATCAAATTTTGGGGATATTAACTTTAAAAATATAAGTGAATTCCATTGGGATAAGCTAAGAAAAAATATTGAAGAGAGTGTTCTGCTATCTAAAGAACAACTTTTAAGCCTTAGAGATAGTATTATCTCTGAATTTGATTTGAATGCAATCATTGATAGAATTGAGAAACTATATGCTAAGACTTATGTTATTAGAAAAAAATATGAGATACCTGTTGTTATGTACCATAGAGTAATAAGAGATAAAAGTGAAGGTGGAGTACACGGAATCTATGTTACAGAGAGTGATTTTGAAAAACAACTTCAATACTTAAAAGATAATAACTATGAAGTTATAACTTTTAAAGATCTCTTAGGCAATAGATACAAAGAGCGTTTTAATTCAGGGAAAAAACAGATTATTCTCACTTTTGATGATGGTTACGTGGACAACTATAAATATGCTTTCCCACTCCTTAAAAAATATGATTTTAGATGTGTTATCTATCTGCTCTCTGATTTAGATTATAATAGATGGGATGTAGATGTAAAAGATAATCCAGAACATAGATTTGAGCTTATGAATTTAGAGATGATAAAAGAGATGGACAAATATGGTATAGAGTTTGGGGGACATACTAAAACTCATCCGAAATTGGCAACTATCCCTATTGAAACTGCTCAAGTTGAGATTTTTGAATCTAAGGAGATATTGGAGAAAAGGCTGGGGCATAAACTGATATCATTTGCCTATCCTTATGGTAATCTCAATGAAGAGGTTAAAGAGATAGTTAAAGATGCTGGTTATGAGTTTGCTGTGGCAACTGATTCAGGAGATATTTCATTTTCAGAGGATCTTTTCCAAATTAGAAGAATTGGATTTTTCTCTACAAATAACTTCTTTACATTCAAAAGAAAAGTATCTGGAAGATATAATTTCATAAAAATAAAGAGAGAAGAAAAAGAAAAAAGAAAGAAAATTTAAGGCGGTGTATAATGTTAATTACTGTTGATATTGGAAATACTCATATCGTTACTGGTCTATTTGATGAAGATGGAAAATTACTTCTAACTTTTAGAGTATCTACTAATGATAGACTTACTGAAGATGAATATTTTTCATATTTTAGAAACATTTCAAAATTTAATGGGGTAGAGATTAAAAGAGTGAGTGGAATTATCATCTCATCTGTTGTTCCTAATCTGATTACAATCTTTCAATTCTTTGGAAGAAAGTATTTCAATATAGAACCTATGATAGTTAATTTGGAGAAAAAACTTCCATTTTCTTTTGCTAAAAATATGAACCCTACAGGTTTTGGTGCAGATAGAATAATTGATATAGTTCAAGCTTTGGCTGATTATCCAGATAAAAATCTTATCATTATCGATTTAGGAACTGCTACTACCTTTGATGTTTTAAAGAAAAATGTATATATTGGTGGAGCTATTCTTCCAGGGATTGAGATGAGTATCAACGCCCTTTGTGGAAATACAGCTAAACTTCCTAAAGTTAAATTCACCACTCCAGAGTGTGCTTTAGGTTCTGATACAATTTCACAAATTCAATCAGGAATATTCTATGGTTATGCTGGGCAAGTAAAACATATTATCAAGAAAATTAAAGAGGAAGTAGGAGAGGAGTGCTTTGTTGTTGCAACAGGTGGTCTTGGAAAACTACTCTCTGCAGAGATTGATGAAATTGATGTATATGAAGCTGATTTGAGTATAAAAGGACTTCATTCTATATACCTTGCCAATAAAAAATAAGTTGAAAATTGCAGTAGCTCTTTTTTCTTCAGAAAAAACTTCTTGTATTAATTACTATTTAATGGTATAATGATTGTATAGAAAACTGATTTGATAAATTAAACACTAACTTTTTTTCACGTTTCAAAAGCAAATAATCACGTTTCAAAAATTTTAGCGTTTGTTTTTTCTATTTTGGTTTTATCTAAAATTTTTGGAGGTGCATTTTAATGCTAAAAGGAACTGTAAAATGGTTTAACAAAGACAAAGGATTCGGATTTATTTCTGGAGAAGATGGAAACGATTATTTCGTACACTACTCTAACATAAACGCTAAAGGATTCAGATCATTAGAAGAAGGACAAGCAGTATCATTTGAAGTAACTGAAGGAGCTAAAGGTCCAGTTGCTTCTAACGTAACAGTAGCTTAATTTATTAAAAGTAATTCAGGGTGCTGAAGAGTACCCTGTTTTTATCTGAAAATTGGAGAAAATATTATGAATAAACTGAGAGAAAAAAGACTCCATTGGTTAGTAAATACATTAGTTAAACTATTTTTATTTCCATTACTTATTGTAGGACTTTTATTGAGGTTATATGATAAGATTTTCAAAAAAGATAAGAAAAAGAAAAAAAGAGTGTTATATAATTTATGGTATTAGAATATGCATGGGTGGCGGAATGGTAGACGCGCAAGGTTGAGGTCCTTGTAGGTAGTTCTCCTGTGAGAGTTCAAGTCTCTTCTCATGCACCATTTTAACAACTAAGAGGGTAAATATATCCTCTTTTATTTTTTTTATATATAAAAAAATTTAAAGCAAAGTATTTAAAAATATGATACAATAGAAAACAAGAAATATAAACTTAATTTTAATTTTAAAGGAGAAAACATGAAGCTGACTAAAAAAGAAAAAATCATTATTATTTGTTCACTAGCAGTAATCTGTTTGAGTCTTTATACATCTAGTAAAAAGGATAGTTTAATAGATGGGTTAGCAAATAGTCAGATTTTTTCAAAATCTTATCAAGAAAGTAGAAAAAAAAGATTTGAAAAGGAGATAGATAGAAAATTAACTAGTGACACTCTAGTTAAATACATCAAAAAACTCTCTCTTCAAAAGCTTGAAATTGTAAATAATTTATTGAATGATGAAGCCTTAGTACAAGTACTAAATACCAAAGATAAAGAAGATTACAGCTCTGCAAAATACTTTTCCAATGATATATCTTACAAAGAAGCTTCCTCTATGTACAGTGCAAGTAAAGGGTTTAGAGAATTAAGTCTACTCTCTGAAAATATAAAAAATTATTTAGATAACAGTTTCCCTAATTTTGATTACAACTCAATTGTTGATAACGAGGGAAAAGTTCCTAAATTAATTACTGCAAAGGATAAAATTTTAAAACTTACACCTAATAAAGAGCTAAAATCTATAATTACACAACTAGATAAGGAACAATTAGATAAACTAAACTCTATTGTTAACAACAATGGTGGTATGATTGAGTTTTTAAATTTAAATGATAAATTTGTAACTGAAGTTAAAGAGAACTGTCACAACTTACTAACTCGTGGGCTTCCTATGGAATCTCTAGAGAAATTAGTTTCATTAAGTAAGAGAATAGATGAACTTTCCAATCTTGATGAAAGATTTAAAGCATTTATCTCTCAAAATTTTGAAGGAGTAGATTTTAAAAAAATCTATCTTTATGGTGAGTTCTATCTAACTGATAAAAATAGTAACGTTGAGTTAGAAAAGGAGTATAGAAAAAAAATATATACATTTAATGATCCTTTCATTAAATTAAACCCTTATGGAAGAACTCCACTTACAGCCCTTATAAAAATTGAGCCTACTGAGGCTAATAAAAAGGTTAAAGTTTT encodes:
- a CDS encoding polysaccharide deacetylase family protein, which gives rise to MNILMALSQLEVTGAEVYGVTLSDELIKRGNKVIIVSDTLTKKTQAKYIKLEFNKRGLSQRIKQVQTLLKIIKDNDIQVVHAHSRASSWSCEIACKIAGIPLITTVHGRQPVHLSRKIFKAFGDKSLTVCENIKKHLIDELGVKSSKIEILRNPIETAKYPFNYCDTFEKEERTVSIIGRLSGPKGEVAFKALEILQDIPNITTQVIGGKDIPNKFQKFLNNDRIKFLGYVDDIPEKIKGSDIVIGAGRVGVESILSGKPLIAIGEAQYVGLVKEDNISQALESNFGDINFKNISEFHWDKLRKNIEESVLLSKEQLLSLRDSIISEFDLNAIIDRIEKLYAKTYVIRKKYEIPVVMYHRVIRDKSEGGVHGIYVTESDFEKQLQYLKDNNYEVITFKDLLGNRYKERFNSGKKQIILTFDDGYVDNYKYAFPLLKKYDFRCVIYLLSDLDYNRWDVDVKDNPEHRFELMNLEMIKEMDKYGIEFGGHTKTHPKLATIPIETAQVEIFESKEILEKRLGHKLISFAYPYGNLNEEVKEIVKDAGYEFAVATDSGDISFSEDLFQIRRIGFFSTNNFFTFKRKVSGRYNFIKIKREEKEKRKKI
- a CDS encoding type III pantothenate kinase; the encoded protein is MLITVDIGNTHIVTGLFDEDGKLLLTFRVSTNDRLTEDEYFSYFRNISKFNGVEIKRVSGIIISSVVPNLITIFQFFGRKYFNIEPMIVNLEKKLPFSFAKNMNPTGFGADRIIDIVQALADYPDKNLIIIDLGTATTFDVLKKNVYIGGAILPGIEMSINALCGNTAKLPKVKFTTPECALGSDTISQIQSGIFYGYAGQVKHIIKKIKEEVGEECFVVATGGLGKLLSAEIDEIDVYEADLSIKGLHSIYLANKK
- a CDS encoding cold-shock protein, translated to MLKGTVKWFNKDKGFGFISGEDGNDYFVHYSNINAKGFRSLEEGQAVSFEVTEGAKGPVASNVTVA
- a CDS encoding aryl-sulfate sulfotransferase codes for the protein MKLTKKEKIIIICSLAVICLSLYTSSKKDSLIDGLANSQIFSKSYQESRKKRFEKEIDRKLTSDTLVKYIKKLSLQKLEIVNNLLNDEALVQVLNTKDKEDYSSAKYFSNDISYKEASSMYSASKGFRELSLLSENIKNYLDNSFPNFDYNSIVDNEGKVPKLITAKDKILKLTPNKELKSIITQLDKEQLDKLNSIVNNNGGMIEFLNLNDKFVTEVKENCHNLLTRGLPMESLEKLVSLSKRIDELSNLDERFKAFISQNFEGVDFKKIYLYGEFYLTDKNSNVELEKEYRKKIYTFNDPFIKLNPYGRTPLTALIKIEPTEANKKVKVLVRGQFDSENYSYTTTINELGEFPVVGLYPKCENKVKITLENGKEKDITITTGKLDDILPAIVIEKKIPSKMESGMNLVSFNTKEKALPFVFDINGNIRYVLDISSTMNKAYVGKESNEWIVANDKAVFTFDILGKILSTRDPEYYAENENWKNGVLFREIQYLPKLNNQLAVYGFSDKVYPSGVFSELGIDSKQELFKARLYFDKNSFEENNILSGRRIELF